The Gemmatimonadota bacterium genome contains the following window.
ATGCGGTCTCATCAGAAGATTGCATCCTGCATGCAGCTCCCCTCTCCCACGGCTCGGGTCTGTACAACCTCTCCCACGTCGCTGTTGCGGCAAAACAGGTCATCCCGGCGAGTGGCCGGTTCAATCCTGATGAAGTTTTCGACCTGATTGTCTCCCACGAAGGGATGACGATTTTCGCAGCGCCGACAATGGTGAAACGACTGGTCGATCATCCCACCAGCCGTAGCGCCAATACGTCAAACTTAAAAACGATCGTGTACGGCGGTGCGCCGATGTATGTAGCCGATCTGAAGCAGGCCATAAATCTATTTGGCAACAAGCTGGTTCAGATCTACGGTTTAGGCGAAAGCCCGATGACGATTACGGCGTTGTCGAAAGGGCTGCATGCCGAGAAAGATCATGCTCGGTTTGAAGAACGGCTTCAATCGGTGGGGGTCCCTCAGTCGGTGGTCGAAGTCAGGGTGGTCGATTCGAATGACCGGGTGCTCCCTCCTGGCGAAATAGGCGAAGTGATTGTCAGGGGTGATGTTGTCATGTGTGGATACTGGGAAAATCCGGAAGCAACCGAAACGACCATGCGAAACGGCTGGCTGCATACGGGCGACATGGGTACGTTCGACGAGGACGGGTTTTTGACGTTGAAGGATCGCTCAAAGGATCTCATTATCAGTGGAGGCTCCAACATCTATCCCCGGGAGGTGGAGGAGGTCCTGCTGATGCATGGAGCCGTCCAGGAGGTATCGGTGATCGGCCGGCCACATCCAGAATGGGGGGAGGAGGTTGTTGCTTTTGTTGTGGCGGGGGATGGCCGTGAAAAGATGGAGGACGAGCTGGATGTGCTCTGTCTCGATCATATCGCTCGCTTCAAGCGCCCCAGGGCCTATTTCTTTGTGGATAGTTTGCCCAAAAACAACTACGGAAAGATCCTGAAAACTGAGTTGCGACAGTGGCTGGATAAAGAAGACCTTGCAGGGTAATGAGGTGAAAAATTCCAGAATTCGAGCCTTCTCTGGGTGTCACGATGCCCTGCAGAGAACCATGAAACCTGGTGAGAGACGGAGAAAGCAGCGAAGTTGCAGGGAGGAAAGACCATAGCTGCTGACGCCCATGGCCATCAGGTGGTGATAGGAACATGATGTGCGAGAACATTGCTGACGGCGGTGCAGCTCAGGTCGTCGATCTCAGATCGGACTTTGTTGCCCGACCAACTCCGGCCATGGTTGAAGCCATGCTGCGTGCTGCGAGGCAACCCTGCGGCTTCGGGCTGCGCGAAGACACGATCGTTGCCGACCTTGAAAATCGCGCGGCGGAGGTCATTGGAAAGGACGACGCTCTTTTTGTGCCGACTTGCACGATGGCCAACCAAATTGCGCTACATATTCATTGCAGGCCCGGTGAGTTGTTCGTAACGGAAGCCTACGCCCACGTGGTGACGTCGGAGTCTGCCGCCACCGCCGCGCTGTCCGGTGCCATGCCGAAGATGCTCCCGGCCCAGGCCGGTGCGCTTGACCTCGACGCTTTGCGTGATTCCCTCCGACACAGCGATGCACAGCACCCGCGCCCCGCCGCAGTCGCCCAGGAAAACACGCACGTGCGTTCTGGAGGTCGTGTCGTGCCCACGGCACACATGACAGCTATTTACGACATCGCCAGCAGTCAGGAGGTACCGGTGCACCTTGACGGCGCGCGGATCTTCAATGCAGCCGTCGCCTCAGGAATCCCGGCGCGTGACATCGCCATGACATGCGATACCGTTTCCTTCAATCTCAACAAAGGACTTGGTGCGCCACTCGGCGCGATCCTTGCCGGACCCGATGGGTTCATCGCCGAGGCAGTGCGCATCAGACAAATGTTCGGCGGCGGTTGGCGACCGGCCGGCATTGTTGCCGCGGCAGGTATCGTTGCGCTCGAGACGATGATCGAACGACTGCACATAGATCACACCACTGCGCGACAACTGGCAAATGGTCTGTCTTCCCAGCCAACTCTTAGTATTGACAAGTCCCAGGTGGAGTCTAACATCGTGCTCGCACGTCCAGACACAATGCGCCCCGAAACCCTTGCCGCCGCGCTTGAACGTGAGGGCGTGCTGGTTTTACCGTTCGGCGATGACGTGCGTCTTGTGACCCATCACGAAATCACTGAGAACGCCGTTGAGATCACACTGAAGGCGTTTCACTCAGTTCTCAGTGGAGCATCCCATGGCCCATAGGCTTGGCGTCGATATCGGCGGCACCTTTACTGACTTCGCACTGGTCGATAACGACTCCGGCGAACTCTCAACACACAAGCAATTGACCACACCGTCCGATCCATCGCTCAGCGTTCTGACCGGAATTGCAGCACTACTCAGCCGAACCGGCGTCGATATCTCCGACGTCACCGTCCTGTCACACGGCACGACGCTCGTCACGAATGCCGTCATCGAACGCCGCGGCGCGACGACCGGCATGTTGGTCACCAGGGGCTTCCGCGATGTCCTGGATATCGCCATGGAGCGTCGCTACGATTTGTTCGACCTGCGACTGGGTTTTGCAGAGCCAGTCGTCCCGCGGGATCTGCGCGCCGAGCTTTCGGAACGCATCCTATTTGATGGGCAGGTTGAGACACCCTTGAATGAAAAAGAGGTTCAAGCGGCCGTCGCACACCTGGTTTCTGCGCATGGGATAGAGGCTCTGGCCATCTGTTTCTTGCATGCCTATGCCAATCCGGATCACGAAAACCAGGCCCGAGACACTGTCGCGAAGGCATTTCCCGACCTGCATGTTAGCACCTCGTCCGACGTACTGCCCTTCATGCGGGAATATGAACGCTGGTCGACAACCACGATCAACGCGTATGTGCGCCCGCTGACCGATCGCTATCTCGAACGCCTGGAGACCGGACTGTCCACCATGGGATTTGATGGTCGTTTTCTGGTGATGACATCGTCTGGCGGCATGGTCACGCCTGAAATCGCGCGGCGCTATCCGGTGCGGCTTATCGAGTCGGGGCCGGCCGCCGGCGCCCTCATGGCGGCCAATTTGGGACAGCGAATTGGCGAACCCAATCTACTGGCATTTGACATGGGCGGGACGACGGCAAAGGGCGCCCTAATCCGCAATGGCCGCCCCCTGCGCCGCTACGAGTTCGAGGTGGCGCGAGAGCATGACTTCAAGCAAGGCAGCGGTCTCCCACTCCGTATCCCAGTGATCGACATGATTGAGATTGGTGCCGGTGGCGGGTCGATCGCCAATGTCGACGAACGCAATCTTTTGGCCGTTGGACCCAAGAGCGCCGGCGCGGAGCCCGGTCCAGCCTGTTATAGCCAGGGCGGCGACAACGCAACGTTGACGGATGCCAACCTGACCCTCGGCTATCTGGTTCCAGAGGCATTTCTTGGTGGGAATATGATCCTGGACAGCGAAGCCGCACATCATGCAATTGACCGGAATGTCACCGAACCACTTCGGGTCGACACGATCCGAGCTGCCTGGGGTGTTCATGAGGTCATCAACGAGGACGTCGCGCGGGCATTCCGCACCCATGCTGCGGAAATCGGCTTCGACTACCGCCGCTGCACAATGATCGCGTTTGGCGGATCCGGCCCGGCACACGCCATTCGTATTGCTCGAAAGCTGCGAATCCCAAAGGTGGTTTTCCCCGTCGGTGCTGGCGTGATGTCGGCGATTGGACTCTTGATGACTCCGATTTCCTATGCAACCTTGCGCTCTGGGCGGGTCAATCTCGAAGAATTGGATGCAGATGGCCTCGACGCCGGATTCAATCTGGTTGAACGCCAGGCACGTTGCCTCCTTGCAGAGGCCGGCATTGACGACGCGCAGATTCAAATTGACAGGCGGCTTGACATGCGGTATTGCGGCCAGGGCCACGAGGTTGAAGTGCCGCTTCCGCCGGGCATTGACCGCAATGGCATCGCCGATCTCTTTCGCGAAACCTATGTCAAGATTTTTGCCGCCACGCCAATCGATACCGGAATTGAGATCGTCAATTGGAAAGTGGAGGCGAGCGGACCTGAGCCGGAATTCGCAGATCGCTATCGCCCATTCAGCGGCGCTCTGACCTCACAAGAACAGGTTGGTGAGGCCGGTATCTTCTGCGACGACGCAACGGGACTTGCCAATTGTCCTGTCTACGATCGTTACGCCCTGGACCAGGGGCAGCGCATAACGGGTCCTGCCCTCGTCCAGGAGAATGAGGCAACAACCGTCCTGAGCGTTGGCGACACGATCGAAGTTGATGACATGGGCAACTTGATTGCGACATTGGCCGGAGAGACGTCATGACCCAGTACGATCCCGTCAGTCTCAAGATCTTATGGGACCGCCTGGTCTCGATTGCCGACGAACTCGTCCTGTCGCTCGTCCGCACATCGTTCTCCATGAATGTTCGAGAGGGCTACGACCTGTCATGTATGATCTTTGACGCCAGGGCACACCTCGTGGCGCAGGGCAGCTACTCGGTGCCGTCCTTCACCGGAACGGCACCACAGACCATCGCTCACATGCTGCGTGCGTTTCCGGCCAACACGTTGAAACCCGGCGATGTCATCGCCACCAACGATCCATGGATGGGCACCGGTCACTTATTCGACATCAATGTCATGCGTCCGGTATTTCTTGGCGATCGCCTGACAGGGTTCACCATGAGTGTCACGCATCTGCCGGATATCGGCGGCAAAGGCATGGCGTCTGACTGCACGGAGGTGTACCACGAGGGCCTGCGCCTTCCCGTGTGCAAGCTAAGCGACGGTGGTCAGCTAAATGAACTCCTCCTCGATATCGTTCGCACCAACGTCCGCGTTCCGGAACAGACGGTTGGCGATTTGATGGCGAACGTCGCTTGTAACGAAGTCGGCGGGCGGGCCTTGCTGGAGTTCATGGACGAGTACGGTCTCGATGAGATCGAAACACTCTCCGACGCCATCAACGATCACGCCGAGGCCGCAATGTGCGAACACATCGCCGAGATCCCTGACGGCTCTTATGCCAATGCCATTGTAATTGAGGGGCCGGGCCGGCCAATTCAACTGGCCGCCAACGTCAGAGTAAACGGCAGTCATGTCGCCATAGATTTCACCGGCACTGAAGGCCCTGTGCGGGCCTCAATTAACGTGCCGTTCTGTTACACTCGCGCCCAGGCCAACTACGTGATCAAGTGTCTGACGATCCCCAATCTGCCGAACAATGCCGGCGCGGCACGACCGATCGATATCTCGGCACCCGATCATTGCATCCTCAATGCGCAACCGCCGTGGCCGACCGGTGGGCGACATTCGGTGGGTCACTTCGTTGTCCCGCTCTTGATGGGTGCCATGGCGCCGGCCCTGCCGGACCGTGTCCAGGCCGACGCCGCCATGATGAATGTCTTCAGCGTCCAGGGACGTCACCGTGACGGCGAGGAAATCTCCTCACTCTTCTTTCTCGCCGGCGGGCTCGGTGCCATGCTGGGGCAGGATGGCCGCGCCGTCACACCGGCGCCGTCCAACATGACTGTGATCCCCACGGAGGTCTGGGAAAACCGCACGTCCATCACCATCGAAAAGCGTGAGATCCTACCCGACACAGGCGGCGACGGGAAGTGGCGCGGCGGCGACGGCCAGGAAGTGGTCTTTCGTAATGACACAGGTCATCTCCTCGAGATCGCCCTAATGGGTCAGCGAACCGAATTTGCAGCCAAGGGGCTACAAGGCGGCGACGACGGGGCACTTCGCCGGTACGAAGTCAATGGTCAACTGGTCGACCCCAAATCGCGTGTCGAGCTGTCACCCGGTGATCGGATTTCGATGCGCGAGGCCGGCGGCGGCGGCTTTGGCTCAGCCGCCGAACGCAGGGGTTGACCTCTAAGGCGAAGAGTCAACAGCCCGGAAGTTGATTCTCCTGGAGGATATCCATGGGTGAAACCTGAATGTGATGGCCTACAGGTCGTGCAGATTGCGCAGGAGAGCCAGATTTTCTTCGACCAGAACATCGTCGATGTTCTCCGCCAGAATGTACGCGCCGAAGGCTTTGGCCACCCAAACTTCGTACCCGCCGCGGTGCAGCGAATCCCGCGTGGCGAAATAGCCATAGCTGCCACACGAAGTACTGGCGCAAAGCGTATATTGAAAGGGACTGTACTGGCGCAATCGAAGTACGATTTCTGCGAATGGCTCGCCAGGGAAAGGAACAAACGCGATCGGCCCGAGAGCAGTGATCACCTGCCGGTAAGTTGTGCCAGGTAACGGTTCGGTTTTGTGGGCATGGATAACGGCTTCCCAGTGTTTGTACTCGCACATGCCCTTCCCTGGCTCATC
Protein-coding sequences here:
- a CDS encoding long-chain fatty acid--CoA ligase; the protein is MNVAHLVARAGTTFSEKPAIAIGKNAYCSYGDLYSRVSTMAGRFLDQLHLKPGDRIALAMQNCAEFLEVMYAAWHAGLCTVPINARLHAREFQYILENSGARCCFVTADLLETIDSLRDLIPSLEYVGCVSSSDYKSLRQGKSVRMAERSSDDPAWIFYTSGTTGRPKGAVLSHRNLMALTLNYFVDVDAVSSEDCILHAAPLSHGSGLYNLSHVAVAAKQVIPASGRFNPDEVFDLIVSHEGMTIFAAPTMVKRLVDHPTSRSANTSNLKTIVYGGAPMYVADLKQAINLFGNKLVQIYGLGESPMTITALSKGLHAEKDHARFEERLQSVGVPQSVVEVRVVDSNDRVLPPGEIGEVIVRGDVVMCGYWENPEATETTMRNGWLHTGDMGTFDEDGFLTLKDRSKDLIISGGSNIYPREVEEVLLMHGAVQEVSVIGRPHPEWGEEVVAFVVAGDGREKMEDELDVLCLDHIARFKRPRAYFFVDSLPKNNYGKILKTELRQWLDKEDLAG
- a CDS encoding hydantoinase/oxoprolinase family protein, with translation MAHRLGVDIGGTFTDFALVDNDSGELSTHKQLTTPSDPSLSVLTGIAALLSRTGVDISDVTVLSHGTTLVTNAVIERRGATTGMLVTRGFRDVLDIAMERRYDLFDLRLGFAEPVVPRDLRAELSERILFDGQVETPLNEKEVQAAVAHLVSAHGIEALAICFLHAYANPDHENQARDTVAKAFPDLHVSTSSDVLPFMREYERWSTTTINAYVRPLTDRYLERLETGLSTMGFDGRFLVMTSSGGMVTPEIARRYPVRLIESGPAAGALMAANLGQRIGEPNLLAFDMGGTTAKGALIRNGRPLRRYEFEVAREHDFKQGSGLPLRIPVIDMIEIGAGGGSIANVDERNLLAVGPKSAGAEPGPACYSQGGDNATLTDANLTLGYLVPEAFLGGNMILDSEAAHHAIDRNVTEPLRVDTIRAAWGVHEVINEDVARAFRTHAAEIGFDYRRCTMIAFGGSGPAHAIRIARKLRIPKVVFPVGAGVMSAIGLLMTPISYATLRSGRVNLEELDADGLDAGFNLVERQARCLLAEAGIDDAQIQIDRRLDMRYCGQGHEVEVPLPPGIDRNGIADLFRETYVKIFAATPIDTGIEIVNWKVEASGPEPEFADRYRPFSGALTSQEQVGEAGIFCDDATGLANCPVYDRYALDQGQRITGPALVQENEATTVLSVGDTIEVDDMGNLIATLAGETS
- a CDS encoding hydantoinase B/oxoprolinase family protein gives rise to the protein MTQYDPVSLKILWDRLVSIADELVLSLVRTSFSMNVREGYDLSCMIFDARAHLVAQGSYSVPSFTGTAPQTIAHMLRAFPANTLKPGDVIATNDPWMGTGHLFDINVMRPVFLGDRLTGFTMSVTHLPDIGGKGMASDCTEVYHEGLRLPVCKLSDGGQLNELLLDIVRTNVRVPEQTVGDLMANVACNEVGGRALLEFMDEYGLDEIETLSDAINDHAEAAMCEHIAEIPDGSYANAIVIEGPGRPIQLAANVRVNGSHVAIDFTGTEGPVRASINVPFCYTRAQANYVIKCLTIPNLPNNAGAARPIDISAPDHCILNAQPPWPTGGRHSVGHFVVPLLMGAMAPALPDRVQADAAMMNVFSVQGRHRDGEEISSLFFLAGGLGAMLGQDGRAVTPAPSNMTVIPTEVWENRTSITIEKREILPDTGGDGKWRGGDGQEVVFRNDTGHLLEIALMGQRTEFAAKGLQGGDDGALRRYEVNGQLVDPKSRVELSPGDRISMREAGGGGFGSAAERRG